In Aquiflexum balticum DSM 16537, a single genomic region encodes these proteins:
- a CDS encoding VCBS repeat-containing protein, whose product MKNFPTKAQRRKAELNEKPNYRFLEFVRIGLFSFLIFNLIYCSKPQEETLFTLLPSNQTGIDFRNDLTSTGEMNILEYLYFYNGGGVAVGDINNDGLVDIYFTSNQGENKLYLNKGDFQFEDITVAAKVTGDGGWSTGVTMADVNGDGFLDIYVSQVGDYKGISGKNKLYINNGDLTFSEKAEKYGIDFVGFSTHAVFFDYDQDGDLDLYLLNHSIKKPEVFSHADTKFTNQDEKGGDKLFKNLITEGDERMVEVTSEAGILSSSLGFGLGVGVADVNGDGWLDIYVSNDFTEDDYLYINQADGTFKESLKEFMENTSRYSMGNDIADINNDGLPDIFTTDMLPEDPVIWMKSLGEDKQEVYDIKQKLGYGDQYVRNHLQLNRGDGRFSEIGLLTETFATDWSWSPLIFDMDNDGKKDIHVTNGIVKRPNDLDFVQYSQEPTPGLTDKEKEKQQIEMLPTVKLSNFAFKNEGGLKFSNASKIWGLDQLSYSNGSAYEDLDNDGDLDLVVNNTDHEAFVYRNNSSELATNRFVQIDLRSDDKNIFGIGAQVWVFSEGETYFQTLSTSRGFQSGTSTTLTFGLGNSEKIDSVLISWNSKQIEVFQSPELDQRHLFEKGQGNEGRLPTQKIDSVLEIADILLDWKHEEKSIIDEFRREYLMPRRYGTEGPALAVGDLNGDGLDDIFLGGANGQPSALFFQDVNKGFNKVENPFFEQLKTAEDVVAVMEDFNQDGHLDLYVGSGGNEYGRGEIYNFDRVFLNDGKGNLIFSMNSLPPIGENTSTIAVHDVNGDGYPDIFVGASVVTGNYGAVPRSYLLLNDGRGKFQDVTQSYFGEEFRPGMIQNALWTDITGNGKKELLLSGEWMPVMVYSLNDRQQFEMLNISGLEQPGWYFAMSIIDVEGNGLQDFVLGNLGLNSKLKASQDQPVWLYHHDFDGNGQTDPLIFHYMDGKLVPFASRDDLIKQIPALKRKHDSYVSYSKVKSPKDLFDENQLDQASKYQVTESRSGVLKNLGNGNFKFEPFPIEAQFAPIKDFKSFKGKDGGQYLLGVGNFYGFRNDLGKNGSQPLTLLKWANGTWKNLPIGIPANDYWGEFRKVEVINIGDTPHLVAVRNNGKPVFLKINP is encoded by the coding sequence ATGAAGAATTTTCCCACAAAGGCGCAAAGGCGTAAAGCTGAGTTAAATGAGAAACCCAATTACAGATTTTTGGAATTTGTTAGAATTGGACTGTTTTCATTCTTAATTTTTAATCTAATCTATTGCTCCAAACCCCAAGAAGAAACCCTTTTCACCCTTTTACCCTCCAATCAAACCGGTATTGATTTCAGAAATGACCTGACTTCTACAGGAGAGATGAATATTCTCGAATACCTGTATTTTTATAATGGAGGTGGGGTAGCTGTTGGAGATATCAATAATGATGGATTGGTGGATATATATTTCACCTCCAATCAGGGAGAAAACAAACTCTATTTGAACAAAGGGGATTTCCAGTTTGAAGACATTACCGTTGCTGCCAAAGTTACCGGTGATGGCGGTTGGTCCACAGGTGTCACGATGGCTGATGTCAATGGGGATGGTTTTTTGGATATCTATGTTTCCCAAGTAGGTGATTATAAAGGTATCTCCGGAAAGAACAAATTATACATCAACAATGGTGACCTGACATTCAGTGAAAAGGCTGAGAAATACGGGATTGATTTTGTTGGTTTCTCCACCCATGCCGTGTTTTTTGACTATGACCAAGATGGGGATCTGGACCTTTATCTCTTGAACCATTCGATCAAAAAACCCGAAGTCTTTTCTCATGCGGATACCAAATTCACCAATCAGGATGAAAAAGGCGGGGATAAATTGTTCAAAAACCTTATCACGGAAGGAGATGAAAGAATGGTAGAGGTCACCTCTGAAGCAGGGATTTTATCAAGTAGTTTGGGTTTTGGGCTTGGCGTTGGAGTAGCAGATGTCAATGGTGATGGTTGGCTGGATATTTATGTTTCCAATGATTTTACGGAAGACGATTACCTGTACATCAATCAGGCGGACGGTACATTTAAAGAATCCCTGAAGGAATTCATGGAAAACACCAGCCGATACAGTATGGGCAATGATATTGCGGATATCAATAATGATGGGTTACCGGATATTTTCACCACAGACATGCTACCGGAAGACCCTGTAATTTGGATGAAATCACTCGGTGAAGACAAGCAGGAGGTTTATGATATCAAACAGAAATTGGGATATGGTGACCAATATGTGCGCAATCACCTCCAACTCAATAGAGGTGACGGGAGGTTCAGTGAAATCGGGTTGTTGACAGAAACCTTTGCTACAGACTGGAGTTGGTCACCATTGATTTTTGACATGGACAATGATGGCAAAAAGGACATCCATGTAACCAATGGCATAGTCAAGAGGCCCAATGACCTGGACTTTGTGCAATACAGTCAGGAACCCACTCCAGGATTGACGGATAAAGAAAAAGAGAAGCAACAGATAGAGATGTTGCCCACTGTCAAGCTTTCGAACTTTGCATTCAAAAATGAAGGAGGCTTAAAGTTTAGCAATGCTTCCAAGATTTGGGGATTGGATCAGCTTTCGTATTCCAATGGTTCAGCTTATGAGGATTTGGATAATGATGGGGATTTGGATTTGGTCGTAAATAATACCGACCACGAAGCATTTGTATACAGAAACAATTCCTCAGAATTGGCCACAAACCGATTTGTTCAAATTGATCTCAGGTCAGATGATAAAAATATTTTTGGGATAGGTGCACAGGTTTGGGTTTTTTCAGAGGGGGAGACTTATTTTCAAACTTTAAGCACCTCTAGAGGCTTTCAGTCCGGAACTTCTACCACTTTGACATTTGGACTGGGAAATTCAGAAAAAATAGACTCAGTTCTGATTTCTTGGAATTCAAAGCAAATAGAGGTTTTTCAAAGTCCCGAACTTGACCAAAGACATTTGTTTGAAAAAGGTCAAGGAAATGAAGGAAGATTACCTACTCAAAAAATAGACTCTGTGTTGGAAATTGCTGATATTCTTTTGGATTGGAAGCATGAGGAAAAGTCCATTATAGATGAGTTTAGAAGGGAATACCTGATGCCAAGAAGGTATGGCACCGAAGGACCTGCTTTGGCGGTAGGAGACCTGAATGGGGATGGGTTGGATGACATCTTTTTGGGTGGGGCAAATGGTCAGCCAAGCGCTTTGTTTTTTCAGGATGTGAATAAAGGTTTTAATAAAGTTGAAAATCCCTTCTTTGAGCAATTGAAAACAGCGGAGGATGTGGTCGCAGTGATGGAAGACTTTAATCAGGATGGTCATTTGGATCTATATGTGGGCAGTGGGGGAAATGAATATGGACGCGGAGAGATTTACAATTTTGACAGGGTATTCTTGAATGATGGAAAAGGAAATCTTATTTTTTCCATGAATTCACTTCCGCCAATTGGAGAAAACACATCCACGATTGCAGTACATGATGTGAATGGAGATGGGTATCCGGATATTTTTGTGGGTGCATCTGTTGTTACTGGAAATTATGGCGCGGTCCCAAGAAGTTATTTACTGCTCAATGATGGGAGAGGCAAATTCCAAGATGTCACTCAAAGTTACTTCGGGGAGGAATTCAGACCTGGAATGATCCAAAATGCTCTTTGGACTGATATTACAGGTAACGGTAAAAAAGAACTGTTGCTGTCAGGAGAATGGATGCCTGTGATGGTTTATTCCTTGAATGACCGGCAACAATTTGAAATGTTGAACATTTCCGGTTTGGAACAACCTGGTTGGTATTTTGCAATGTCCATTATAGATGTTGAAGGCAATGGACTTCAGGACTTTGTTTTGGGGAATTTGGGATTGAATTCCAAATTGAAAGCAAGTCAGGATCAACCGGTATGGTTGTACCACCATGACTTTGATGGAAACGGACAGACCGACCCCTTGATTTTTCATTATATGGACGGAAAATTGGTGCCCTTCGCAAGCAGGGATGACTTGATCAAACAGATTCCGGCACTTAAAAGGAAACATGATTCCTATGTCTCATACTCCAAAGTAAAGTCCCCTAAAGATCTATTTGATGAAAATCAACTGGATCAGGCAAGTAAATACCAGGTGACCGAATCGAGATCAGGTGTTTTGAAGAATTTGGGAAATGGGAATTTTAAATTTGAACCTTTTCCGATAGAAGCCCAATTTGCTCCTATCAAAGATTTCAAATCATTCAAAGGCAAAGATGGTGGTCAGTATCTTTTGGGTGTAGGTAATTTTTATGGATTCAGAAATGATTTGGGCAAAAACGGGTCACAGCCCCTGACTTTATTGAAATGGGCGAATGGAACTTGGAAAAATTTACCGATTGGTATTCCTGCAAATGACTATTGGGGGGAATTTAGAAAAGTGGAGGTCATCAATATTGGTGATACTCCTCATCTCGTAGCTGTGAGAAATAATGGTAAACCTGTTTTTCTGAAGATCAATCCTTAA
- a CDS encoding VCBS repeat-containing protein: MSLLTRLSLLTVFYGFLLLGCAKKSGQERLLFELMDKSWTGVDFRNDLDYNEKFNPYIFRNFYNGAGVALGDINNDGLVDIFLAGNQVENKLYLNKGDFRFEDITEKSGVAIPGIWSTGVSMADVNGDGFLDIYVCKSGPFGGDRRYNELFINNGNLTFTERAKEFGIADEGLSQHAVFFDFDRDGDLDMYLLNNSARSIGINDLREGQREVRDPFGGNKLYRNDKGKFNDISEAAGIYGSAIGYGLGVTVSDINKDGWPDLYVSNDFFEKDYLYINNGDGTFSESLEEMMNEISMGSMGADIADLNNNGWPDIFVTEMLPGSLERVKTKTPFEEWDKYQANVKAGYFHQFTRNTLQRNMGYKPDSDQVHFVEIARQAGVHATDWSWGALIFDMDNDGLKDIFVANGIVKDLTDFDYVDYYVNNQNLIAQFRKDSVLLTKMIDEFPSVPQQNFLFKNSGDFQFANIAAYSGMDQLTFSTGAAYADLDNDGDLDLVVNNLNGEVFIFKNNSREINGHHYLQLKLQEKFGTQVTVYAGDQLFFAEYNPVKGYMSSVDHRLHFGLGTITKLDSIFISWPDGKADMWRDIDVDQMLEFFPGSSPVAADTDLDYSKTYFNTISPQIPWQHIESDFIDFDRDRLRFMMASNEGPVIEVGDVNNDGLDDLFLPGARGQASGVWIQQNDGQFQNSQNFEAESLSEDIGGLFFDADGDGNLDLYVLSGSLEFGNKNTNYQDRLYLNDGKGIFVKSENKLPLRFESSSFVKAFDHNGDGKADLLVGTRTVPFAYGIPGDVLLLENQGDGVFMDKSDLLGPELKNLGMTRDAWIGDLDGDGNDEFVIVGEWMGIKIFKKGPKGYAEVSSDFGFDHTGGLWNSVHVFDANGDGKLDILAGNMGLNSRLLASAEKPLQLHVNDFDQNGSIEQIMTIYEGDQSFPLVLKSTLLKQLPGLRKQLLTYDSYKDKKMSDLFSDEILKRNIVLDVHTLETSLFINQGNGTFAKAALPAEIQYSHVFATHSFSDESGQLHVLLGGNQSRIKPELGINMGSFGWHLVSNSEGGFVVIPTKKSGFFVKGEIRSIKNVKTNKGSHIVVGRNNHEPVYFVINE; the protein is encoded by the coding sequence ATGTCATTGCTGACACGTTTATCTTTACTCACTGTATTTTACGGGTTTTTATTGCTTGGATGTGCCAAAAAATCGGGACAAGAGAGATTGCTTTTTGAGTTGATGGACAAATCATGGACGGGAGTGGATTTCAGGAATGACCTGGATTATAATGAAAAATTCAATCCATATATTTTTAGAAATTTTTACAATGGCGCCGGAGTAGCCTTAGGTGATATCAATAATGATGGATTGGTTGATATTTTTTTGGCAGGAAATCAGGTAGAAAACAAACTTTACCTGAACAAAGGAGATTTCCGTTTTGAAGATATTACCGAAAAATCCGGGGTGGCAATTCCCGGTATTTGGTCTACAGGCGTGAGCATGGCAGATGTCAATGGAGATGGTTTTTTGGATATTTATGTGTGTAAGTCAGGCCCTTTTGGAGGAGACCGTAGATACAATGAACTTTTCATCAATAATGGTAATCTGACCTTTACAGAAAGGGCCAAAGAATTTGGAATTGCTGATGAGGGACTTTCCCAACATGCAGTCTTTTTTGATTTTGATAGAGACGGGGATTTGGATATGTATCTGCTCAATAACTCTGCCCGATCCATCGGAATCAATGACCTAAGAGAAGGCCAAAGAGAAGTAAGAGATCCTTTCGGTGGGAATAAGCTGTATAGAAATGACAAGGGTAAATTCAATGATATCAGTGAAGCAGCAGGTATTTATGGATCCGCCATTGGGTATGGTTTGGGCGTAACTGTATCAGATATAAATAAAGATGGTTGGCCGGATCTGTATGTTTCCAATGATTTTTTTGAGAAAGATTACCTATATATCAATAATGGTGACGGTACTTTTTCAGAATCCCTGGAAGAGATGATGAACGAAATCAGTATGGGTTCTATGGGTGCCGATATCGCAGATCTCAACAACAATGGATGGCCTGATATATTTGTAACCGAGATGCTTCCTGGAAGTCTGGAAAGAGTCAAAACCAAAACACCTTTTGAGGAATGGGATAAATATCAGGCAAATGTAAAAGCTGGCTATTTCCATCAGTTTACCCGAAATACCCTACAAAGGAATATGGGTTATAAACCGGATTCTGATCAGGTCCATTTTGTGGAAATCGCCCGTCAGGCAGGTGTGCATGCTACAGATTGGAGTTGGGGAGCGTTGATTTTTGATATGGACAATGATGGTTTAAAGGATATTTTTGTTGCAAATGGTATAGTTAAAGATTTGACAGATTTCGATTATGTGGACTATTATGTCAACAATCAGAATCTGATTGCCCAATTCCGAAAGGACAGTGTTTTGTTGACCAAAATGATTGATGAATTTCCCTCTGTCCCCCAGCAGAATTTTCTCTTTAAAAATTCAGGAGATTTTCAATTTGCAAATATTGCCGCCTATTCAGGGATGGATCAATTGACTTTTTCAACCGGTGCCGCGTATGCTGATCTGGATAATGACGGGGATTTGGACTTGGTGGTCAATAATCTAAACGGGGAGGTTTTTATTTTCAAAAACAACAGCAGAGAAATCAACGGTCATCACTATTTACAACTCAAATTACAAGAAAAGTTCGGAACGCAGGTTACTGTATATGCCGGTGATCAGCTTTTTTTTGCAGAATATAATCCTGTCAAAGGGTATATGTCATCCGTAGACCATAGGTTGCATTTTGGATTGGGAACAATCACCAAATTGGATTCCATATTTATTTCTTGGCCAGATGGGAAAGCCGATATGTGGAGAGATATCGACGTAGATCAAATGTTGGAGTTTTTTCCAGGCTCATCCCCAGTGGCAGCTGATACAGATTTAGACTATTCCAAGACCTATTTTAATACAATTTCTCCTCAAATACCCTGGCAACATATAGAGAGTGATTTCATTGATTTTGACAGAGACAGATTACGTTTCATGATGGCATCCAACGAAGGACCGGTAATTGAGGTGGGTGATGTGAATAATGACGGACTGGATGACTTGTTTTTGCCCGGAGCAAGAGGTCAGGCATCAGGAGTCTGGATTCAGCAAAACGATGGACAATTTCAGAATTCTCAAAATTTCGAAGCTGAAAGTCTTTCTGAGGATATTGGAGGCTTGTTTTTTGATGCAGATGGGGATGGTAATTTGGATTTATATGTGCTCAGTGGAAGTCTTGAGTTTGGAAATAAAAACACCAATTACCAGGACAGGCTTTACCTGAATGATGGAAAGGGCATTTTTGTCAAATCAGAAAATAAATTGCCTTTGAGATTTGAGAGCTCCTCATTTGTAAAGGCTTTTGACCATAATGGTGATGGAAAGGCCGATTTACTGGTCGGCACCAGAACAGTTCCATTTGCTTATGGGATACCTGGAGATGTTTTATTGTTGGAAAATCAGGGGGATGGGGTATTTATGGATAAATCAGATCTTTTAGGGCCGGAACTTAAAAATCTGGGTATGACTAGGGATGCCTGGATTGGGGATTTGGACGGAGATGGAAATGATGAATTCGTTATAGTTGGAGAATGGATGGGGATTAAAATCTTTAAAAAAGGGCCAAAGGGATATGCCGAAGTTTCATCTGATTTCGGTTTTGACCATACAGGAGGCTTATGGAATTCAGTTCATGTATTTGATGCCAATGGAGACGGAAAACTTGACATTTTAGCAGGCAATATGGGATTGAATTCCCGGCTTTTGGCATCAGCTGAAAAACCACTTCAACTGCATGTCAATGACTTTGATCAAAATGGCAGTATTGAACAGATTATGACTATCTATGAAGGAGATCAATCTTTCCCTTTGGTACTGAAATCCACACTTCTGAAACAACTGCCGGGATTGAGAAAGCAGTTGCTGACCTATGATTCCTATAAGGATAAGAAGATGTCAGATTTATTTTCAGATGAAATATTGAAAAGAAATATCGTATTGGACGTACACACTTTAGAGACAAGCTTATTTATCAATCAAGGAAATGGTACCTTTGCCAAGGCAGCATTACCCGCTGAAATTCAATACAGCCATGTATTTGCCACTCATTCATTTAGCGATGAATCAGGTCAACTTCATGTCTTGCTTGGGGGAAACCAAAGTAGAATAAAGCCGGAATTGGGGATCAATATGGGAAGTTTCGGCTGGCATTTGGTATCCAATTCTGAAGGTGGATTTGTTGTAATTCCCACAAAAAAATCAGGTTTTTTTGTCAAAGGGGAAATCAGAAGCATCAAAAATGTAAAAACGAATAAAGGAAGTCATATTGTCGTAGGAAGGAATAACCATGAACCTGTCTACTTTGTAATTAATGAATAG
- a CDS encoding VCBS repeat-containing protein, translating into MEFNRNIFFIVVLTNLIWGCKPAEIEKKDTLFQKVPSSESGVTFRNDLQFDESFNIFTYRNYYNGGGVALGDVNNDGLLDIYLTANLGQNRLYLNEGDFKFRDVTEVAGVAGTCAWSTGVAMADVNGDGLLDIYVCNSGDIQGDNKQNELFINNGNGTFTEMAEAYGLADEGYSTHAVFFDFDNDGDLDVYLLNNSYQSIGSFNKMQNERPKRDPVGGDKFFRNDGDKFTDISEEAGIYGSVIGFGLGITVGDVNRDGWMDIFISNDFFERDYLYINNQNGTFTESLTDFMRSTSAASMGADIADINNNGHLDIFVTEMLPEPSERLKQITTFESWDKFQFNVEHDYHYQYTRNMLHVNNGDGTFSDMGRLANVEATDWSWAALMFDMDNDGLKDIFVANGIYQDLTDLDYLNFIDNDETKKKIISQSGVNYKALIDPMPINPVSNYAFKNKGDLVFENVVHEWGMGEPIHSNGSSYGDLNNDGAMDLVVNNVNNEVLIFKNRSREFFPENRFLKIELKGKGANTAAIGTQVRLLAGDQIFYQENMPNRGFQSSVDSRLNFGLGNIEKIDLVQVRWPNGQISIVKDVLPDQILTLNWAEAAETQGDFEFFPALPAPTFTKIKPLLDYSHQENTMVDFDRDRLTYHMLSTEGPKAAFGDVNGDGLEDVYIGGAKGFAGQLFIQSRNGSYQASSQSVFESDRVSEDTDAVFFDANGDGHLDLFVTSGGNESGFGALDLADRLYLNNGKGHFTKAQNSGLANFRNSTAVVKILDINGDGAMDLFVGSRVVPFLYGVNPNSFILINDGKGNFTDGTTQFAPDFKEIGLVTDAAVADYDGDGKEDLVLIGEWMAPTFFRNTGGKLEKIAMPEMESLKGWYQSIAVGDFNGDGKPDFVLGNHGLNTRFKASVEKSIKMFVNDFDQNGSVEHVFVQKVGDKHVPFTLKHQLEGQLPSIKKRYLKYSAYNNQTMEDIFKPEELEKAVVQEVNNLASIVLINEGNGRFNPIELPRMSQRSWMYSIAITDLNGDDIEDLIMGGNLKGAKPEVGQYDGSYGEVLLGKGDGTFEYWHNRDHGLKLNGDIRDLHIIDRDGQKVLMVVKNGENVEFWEIKK; encoded by the coding sequence ATGGAGTTTAATAGAAATATCTTTTTTATAGTAGTTTTAACCAATTTGATTTGGGGATGTAAACCTGCGGAAATAGAGAAAAAGGACACACTTTTTCAGAAAGTACCCTCTTCCGAATCAGGAGTGACATTCAGAAACGACCTTCAATTTGATGAAAGCTTCAATATTTTCACTTATAGGAATTACTATAATGGTGGAGGTGTAGCATTGGGGGATGTCAACAATGACGGACTTTTGGATATTTACCTCACTGCCAATCTTGGGCAAAACAGGTTGTATCTCAATGAGGGAGATTTCAAATTCAGGGATGTGACCGAAGTGGCAGGAGTAGCCGGAACCTGTGCTTGGAGTACCGGAGTAGCCATGGCAGATGTCAATGGAGATGGATTGTTGGATATATATGTGTGCAATTCCGGTGATATACAGGGAGACAACAAGCAGAATGAACTTTTTATTAATAATGGCAACGGGACATTTACCGAAATGGCTGAAGCTTATGGGCTAGCAGATGAAGGATATTCCACACACGCTGTTTTTTTTGATTTTGACAATGATGGGGACTTGGACGTATATCTGCTCAACAACAGTTATCAATCCATTGGCAGCTTCAACAAAATGCAGAATGAAAGGCCCAAAAGAGATCCTGTTGGCGGTGACAAGTTTTTTAGAAATGATGGAGATAAGTTTACCGATATTTCTGAAGAAGCAGGGATTTATGGAAGTGTCATTGGTTTTGGACTTGGGATTACAGTAGGCGATGTCAATCGGGACGGATGGATGGATATTTTCATTTCCAATGATTTTTTCGAAAGAGATTATCTATACATCAATAATCAAAACGGAACATTTACCGAAAGCCTGACTGATTTTATGAGATCCACCTCAGCAGCGTCCATGGGTGCAGACATAGCAGACATCAACAACAATGGGCACTTGGATATTTTTGTAACTGAAATGCTACCTGAACCTTCAGAAAGGCTCAAACAGATCACCACTTTTGAAAGTTGGGATAAATTTCAGTTCAATGTGGAACATGATTATCACTACCAATACACCCGAAACATGCTTCATGTGAACAACGGAGATGGTACTTTCAGTGACATGGGCCGTTTGGCCAATGTAGAGGCGACAGATTGGAGTTGGGCGGCATTGATGTTTGATATGGACAATGATGGGCTGAAAGATATCTTTGTGGCCAATGGTATTTACCAGGACCTCACTGATCTGGATTATCTGAATTTCATTGACAATGATGAGACCAAAAAGAAGATTATTTCCCAAAGTGGCGTCAACTACAAGGCATTGATTGATCCGATGCCGATCAACCCGGTTTCCAATTATGCTTTTAAAAACAAGGGAGACTTGGTATTTGAAAACGTAGTCCATGAATGGGGAATGGGGGAACCCATTCATTCCAATGGGTCATCTTATGGAGACCTCAACAATGACGGAGCTATGGATCTCGTCGTCAACAATGTCAACAATGAGGTGCTGATTTTCAAAAACAGGAGCAGGGAGTTTTTTCCAGAAAATCGTTTCTTGAAGATCGAATTGAAGGGAAAGGGGGCCAATACTGCGGCTATAGGCACCCAAGTGAGATTGTTGGCAGGCGACCAGATTTTTTATCAGGAAAATATGCCCAATAGGGGCTTTCAATCTTCTGTTGATTCCAGGCTTAATTTCGGGTTGGGAAATATTGAAAAAATCGATCTGGTTCAGGTAAGGTGGCCTAATGGGCAGATCAGCATCGTCAAGGATGTTCTGCCGGATCAGATTTTGACATTAAATTGGGCAGAGGCAGCAGAAACCCAAGGGGATTTCGAATTTTTTCCGGCATTACCTGCACCTACATTCACAAAAATCAAACCACTGTTGGACTATAGTCATCAGGAAAATACCATGGTGGATTTTGACAGGGATAGGTTGACTTACCATATGCTGTCTACTGAAGGACCAAAAGCTGCTTTTGGAGATGTCAACGGAGATGGATTGGAAGATGTATATATTGGAGGGGCAAAAGGTTTTGCAGGCCAACTGTTTATTCAGAGTAGAAACGGAAGTTACCAAGCCTCTTCCCAAAGTGTATTTGAGTCCGACCGCGTTTCAGAAGATACTGATGCAGTATTTTTTGATGCCAATGGAGATGGTCATTTGGACCTTTTTGTCACTTCAGGTGGAAATGAATCCGGATTTGGAGCTTTGGACTTGGCTGACAGACTCTACCTCAACAATGGTAAAGGCCATTTTACGAAAGCCCAGAATTCAGGTTTGGCAAATTTCCGTAACAGTACAGCTGTGGTGAAAATATTGGATATCAACGGAGACGGAGCTATGGATCTTTTTGTGGGTTCCAGAGTGGTTCCGTTTTTATATGGCGTCAATCCAAACAGCTTTATTTTGATAAACGATGGCAAAGGGAACTTTACGGATGGTACTACTCAATTTGCCCCGGATTTTAAAGAAATTGGATTGGTAACGGATGCTGCAGTGGCGGATTATGATGGAGATGGAAAAGAAGACCTTGTTTTAATAGGTGAATGGATGGCACCGACTTTTTTTAGAAATACAGGAGGGAAACTTGAAAAAATTGCCATGCCTGAAATGGAGAGCCTTAAAGGCTGGTATCAGTCTATTGCTGTTGGTGATTTCAATGGGGATGGGAAACCTGATTTTGTACTGGGCAATCATGGTTTGAATACCCGATTTAAAGCATCTGTGGAAAAGTCAATTAAAATGTTTGTCAATGATTTTGATCAAAATGGTTCGGTTGAGCATGTCTTTGTTCAAAAGGTGGGAGATAAGCATGTTCCCTTTACTTTGAAACATCAATTGGAAGGACAGTTACCGTCAATCAAGAAACGCTATTTGAAATACAGTGCTTACAATAATCAAACCATGGAGGATATTTTCAAGCCTGAAGAGCTTGAGAAAGCAGTTGTTCAGGAAGTGAACAATTTGGCTTCAATTGTCCTGATAAATGAAGGCAATGGTAGGTTCAACCCTATCGAATTACCTAGAATGTCACAAAGGTCTTGGATGTACAGTATTGCGATTACTGATCTTAACGGTGATGACATTGAAGACCTGATTATGGGCGGTAATCTCAAAGGAGCAAAGCCGGAAGTGGGACAATATGATGGTTCTTATGGGGAGGTGCTTTTGGGAAAAGGGGATGGAACATTCGAATATTGGCACAACAGAGACCATGGTCTAAAACTGAATGGTGATATCAGGGATCTCCATATCATTGATAGAGATGGGCAAAAGGTGCTGATGGTAGTTAAAAATGGAGAAAATGTGGAGTTTTGGGAGATAAAGAAATGA